In Mytilus edulis chromosome 7, xbMytEdul2.2, whole genome shotgun sequence, a single genomic region encodes these proteins:
- the LOC139481047 gene encoding metaxin-2-like: MASLVGDVMHLKIGATEKWPTDVAFFQPYQVEQVTLPDYSNCLAVRTFLSMSGLKFDLQLKTNAEEMSPSGRVPFLKMGAFLVAEFDPIVANVNMRGLSISAHLDETERSEMTAYITMVHTVLYNAELYLSWIDKDIFASTTRPRYGSVHPWPLSWILPWKRQMEVKSRLNACGWIDKTKENVLDEIKACLQALSDRLAKNTYFFGEKPTELDALVFGHLYNLITVRLPDSKLTGCIQNYRNLVDLCTRIEGKFYRDIQEN; the protein is encoded by the coding sequence ATGGCATCATTAGTTGGAGATGTTATGCATTTAAAAATTGGAGCAACGGAAAAGTGGCCTACGGATGTAGCCTTTTTTCAGCCATATCAGGTCGAACAAGTTACTCTTCCCGACTATTCTAATTGTCTAGCAGTGCGAACATTTCTGAGCATGAGTGGCCTGAAGTTTGATCTTCAACTGAAAACAAATGCAGAGGAAATGTCTCCATCAGGAAGGGTTCCATTCTTAAAGATGGGAGCGTTTCTGGTTGCAGAATTCGACCCAATTGTGGCAAATGTAAATATGAGAGGATTGTCCATAAGTGCTCATTTGGATGAGACCGAACGATCAGAAATGACAGCATACATTACTATGGTCCATACAGTACTTTACAATGCAGAACTGTATTTGTCATGGATAGACAAAGATATATTTGCTTCAACCACAAGACCAAGATATGGATCCGTACACCCATGGCCTTTGAGTTGGATTCTACCATGGAAAAGACAAATGGAGGTGAAATCAAGATTGAATGCATGTGGTTGGATTGATAAGACAAAAGAAAATGTTCTTGATGAAATAAAGGCATGTCTTCAGGCTCTGTCTGATCGCTTAGCTAAGAACACTTATTTCTTTGGTGAAAAGCCCACAGAATTGGATGCTTTAGTGTTTGGACATTTGTATAATCTCATTACTGTTCGGTTGCCCGATTCAAAACTGACAGGATGCATTCAAAACTACAGGAATTTAGTAGATTTATGTACTCGTATTGAGGGGAAATTTTACAGAGACATTCAAGAAAATTAA